In Clostridia bacterium, one DNA window encodes the following:
- a CDS encoding hydroxymethylglutaryl-CoA lyase: MDLPGTAEVVEVAPRDGLQDEPPLSTEDKAELLRRLLAAGLRRIEFTSFVHPAWIPSLADADELSRLRPVAPDVVWSALIPNMRGLERAQAAGVDEVVIVVSASDAHNRANLNRSTDESLQGVRPLVEAAHRAGIRVRGAVATAFGCPFLGRVPPDDVMKVVDAYADAGADEIVLADTIGVAHPRQVSELVATVRRQLPHSIPLALHLHDRRGFALANILAGLEAGVRIFDAAVTGIGGCPYAPGAPGNVSTESVVAFLEAMGVRTGVRPDALARAGSFLSARLGEARARVAG; this comes from the coding sequence ATGGACTTACCGGGCACGGCCGAGGTGGTCGAGGTCGCCCCACGTGACGGTCTTCAGGACGAGCCGCCGCTGTCCACCGAGGACAAGGCGGAGCTGCTGCGCCGGCTGTTGGCGGCGGGCCTGCGCCGGATCGAGTTCACGTCCTTTGTCCACCCCGCGTGGATCCCGTCCCTGGCGGACGCGGATGAGCTGTCACGGCTTCGGCCGGTGGCGCCGGACGTTGTCTGGAGCGCGCTGATCCCGAACATGCGGGGCCTGGAGCGCGCGCAGGCGGCCGGCGTGGACGAGGTCGTCATCGTCGTGTCGGCGTCCGACGCGCACAACCGGGCCAACCTGAACCGCTCGACCGACGAATCCCTGCAGGGCGTCCGGCCGCTGGTGGAGGCGGCGCACCGCGCGGGGATTCGGGTGCGTGGCGCCGTGGCCACTGCCTTCGGTTGCCCCTTCCTCGGCCGCGTGCCGCCGGACGACGTCATGAAGGTCGTCGACGCATACGCAGACGCCGGCGCGGACGAGATCGTGCTGGCGGACACGATCGGCGTGGCTCATCCCCGGCAGGTTTCCGAACTTGTGGCCACCGTACGGCGCCAACTCCCCCACTCCATTCCTCTCGCCCTGCACCTCCACGACCGCCGGGGTTTCGCCCTTGCCAACATCCTTGCCGGCCTGGAGGCGGGCGTCCGCATCTTCGACGCCGCCGTCACGGGCATCGGGGGCTGCCCGTACGCGCCGGGTGCGCCGGGCAACGTGTCGACGGAATCCGTCGTCGCGTTCCTGGAGGCCATGGGCGTACGGACGGGCGTCCGGCCCGACGCCCTCGCCAGGGCCGGAAGCTTCCTCAGCGCGCGGCTGGGTGAGGCGCGCGCACGCGTCGCGGGCTGA
- a CDS encoding ABC transporter substrate-binding protein: protein MGWLVGFLAVALLLTACGAGGPAGSETGQGATTSEPGSETSGALPHVTIAVGGASCLCYMPVVLANQLGFYKEAGVDAELVDFQGGSKALAAVLGGSADVVSGYYDHTVELAAKGKAMQAFVVFDQFPGLVLAVAPKNTDKIKSVADLKGKTVGVTAPGSSTDFFLKYVIKQNGGDPAETSVVGIGAGSTAVAAMEQGQVDAAVLIDPDPTLLKSKYPDLRILVDTRTKEDTERVLGGDYPAGSLYTTAQWVQAHRDVAQKLALAIVKTLQWIHTHTPEEIMQKMPTEYTQGNPDLYLAALKNMLPMYSSTGLMDPKGAEAVLNVFAASDEEVRNANIDVTKTYDNSFAQKADEQLGIK from the coding sequence ATGGGATGGCTTGTCGGCTTTCTGGCCGTGGCGCTGCTCCTCACCGCCTGCGGGGCGGGCGGGCCGGCCGGCAGCGAGACGGGGCAAGGCGCGACGACGAGCGAGCCGGGCTCCGAGACGTCCGGCGCGTTGCCCCACGTGACGATCGCCGTCGGCGGCGCCTCCTGCCTCTGCTACATGCCGGTCGTCCTCGCGAACCAGCTCGGCTTCTACAAGGAGGCCGGCGTGGACGCCGAGCTTGTCGACTTCCAGGGCGGGTCCAAGGCCCTGGCCGCCGTGCTCGGCGGGAGCGCGGACGTGGTCTCGGGCTACTACGACCACACGGTCGAGCTTGCCGCCAAGGGTAAGGCGATGCAGGCGTTCGTCGTGTTCGACCAGTTCCCGGGCCTCGTCCTCGCCGTCGCGCCCAAGAACACCGACAAGATCAAGAGCGTGGCGGACCTGAAGGGCAAGACCGTCGGCGTCACGGCGCCGGGTTCCTCCACCGACTTCTTCCTGAAGTACGTGATCAAGCAGAACGGGGGCGACCCGGCGGAAACTTCCGTCGTGGGCATCGGCGCGGGTTCCACGGCCGTCGCCGCGATGGAGCAAGGCCAGGTCGACGCCGCCGTCCTGATCGATCCCGACCCCACGCTGCTGAAGAGCAAGTACCCGGACCTGCGGATCCTCGTCGACACGCGGACGAAGGAGGACACGGAGCGCGTCCTCGGCGGCGACTACCCGGCGGGCTCGCTCTACACGACGGCGCAATGGGTGCAGGCGCACCGCGATGTCGCGCAGAAACTTGCTCTGGCCATCGTCAAGACGCTGCAGTGGATCCACACGCACACGCCTGAAGAGATCATGCAGAAGATGCCCACGGAGTACACGCAGGGCAACCCCGACCTGTACCTGGCCGCGCTCAAGAACATGCTCCCCATGTACTCCAGCACCGGCCTCATGGATCCGAAGGGCGCGGAAGCCGTATTGAACGTCTTCGCCGCGTCGGATGAGGAAGTGCGCAACGCGAACATCGACGTGACGAAGACCTACGACAACTCGTTCGCGCAGAAGGCCGACGAGCAACTCGGCATCAAGTAG
- a CDS encoding aconitate hydratase produces the protein MKGTMTEQILSAHLVDGDLQPGGQILVRVDQVLLQDVFAPQIMAQFESMGLARVRVPLAAAYCDHEVYQFSHENTDDHRYLRDVCRKYGLYWSAPGYGICHQVHAERFGAPGTLLVDSDSHTTQGGGLGAFATGMGGQDVLQALVSGGVRLRVPEVV, from the coding sequence ATGAAGGGGACGATGACGGAGCAGATCCTGTCGGCCCATCTCGTGGACGGCGATTTGCAGCCGGGAGGGCAGATCCTCGTCCGCGTCGACCAGGTGCTCCTGCAGGACGTGTTCGCGCCGCAGATCATGGCCCAGTTCGAGTCGATGGGGCTCGCCCGCGTGCGCGTCCCGCTGGCCGCAGCCTACTGCGACCACGAGGTGTACCAGTTCTCCCACGAAAACACGGACGATCACCGCTACCTGCGGGACGTCTGCCGGAAGTACGGCCTTTACTGGTCGGCCCCCGGCTACGGGATCTGCCACCAGGTTCACGCGGAACGGTTCGGAGCGCCTGGCACGCTGCTCGTCGACTCCGACAGCCACACCACGCAGGGCGGCGGGCTGGGCGCCTTCGCCACCGGCATGGGCGGCCAGGACGTGCTGCAGGCGCTGGTCTCGGGCGGGGTGCGGCTGCGCGTGCCGGAGGTGGT